TTGGACTGAAAGATGTGTAGAAGATGGATACCCCGTTAGCATATTCAAGATTtctaaggcagcttacaaaatacataaataataaaaatcaaattaagtagcttatttatttatttaaatcattttgaGCCCCTTTGGACCCAGTTTAGGGGTCCCCGGGGCAacaaacaaaaccattaaaacaggcttttaaaaatacatatttaaaaacaacagcaaaacatAAATGGGAAGGAGGGATCATAGTTAAGTAGTTACGATCACAACAAAAGTTATTTGACCTCACTGACACTGATTGCGACAACTTTATTTAATTCACCTCATTTATAGATCATCTTTCTCACTTAAGACTCAATGTGACTTATAAAGAAGaacacttggtttttatatgccgattttctctaccttttaaggagaataaaactggcttatgatctctttcccttcccctccccaaaacagataccttgtgaggtagatggggctgagagagtccttagagaactgtgatggccccaaggtcaccaggctggcttaatgaggagtggggaattgaacccggttctccaggttagagtccaccgctcttaaccactataccacgcagtATAATTCAATCAGAGAGCGTAAGGCATCTGgtaacaatgcagtaggactagaaCTGCAGAAATGATgaaacaatgcaaacagaaaactgacTAAGGCATGGCATGTTGGACCACATCCCACaaatggcacccccccccccaataacaccGAAACCTGAACAGAAAGAAAATTTTTTACCTGGTGCCTAAAGTCACACAGGCCTGGTAGGCAGCTGCGGGGAGGGAGTCCCATAGATGAAATGGTGCTTCCTCAGGGAAGGCCCTTTTCCTGGTGACCAGTgaagagggtgggtgggtgggggggacacgcACAGAGTGGTTTCTGCAGAAGACCTTAGCTGCCAGGCAGGCTCACTTAGAAGGAGGCAGTCCTAGATCTCACCTTGTCTTTTTACGCGCTAGAGTACCTTGCCTGTCGCATCACGAAAGGAGAAAGAGCGTCGCGACGATCTAACCGCCCTGCTACCCCTTTTCCGTTTCCTTTCCAGAGATGTGCTTAACTTTCTGCGGTCTGGTGACTTGCCTCCACGAGAGCGAGTGAGGTCAGTTTACAAGGAAGCTCAGTATTATTCAATAGGACCATTGCTAGAAAGCCTAGAAGAGCTCCAGCcccttaaaggagagaaagtccGGCAGGCTTTCTTGGGCTTAATGCCCTATTACAAAGGTAAATCGAGAGCAGCGTGGCGTGGTTGTCTCATGGCAGGTCACACGACAGAACTCGAAAGCCAGGAGCTGATTTGAAAATGGGAAGgagttttctggggggggggggaaatcatttaAAAGCTCTCCAGAAGAATGGATTGCATTGCAATGGAAAGCATAGCCAGTCACTGTGCAGTGTATCTTGACATAGCTCAGTTCTTTACAGATTGTGGGCAGatgaagctactttatactgaatcagacttttggtccagcTAGTCTTGCcagctttgactggcagcagttctttaGGGGCTTGGGCAGAGGACGTTCTTCCTCAACACtggagattctttaactggagatgccattagGGATCGAAGTCAGAATCTTCTGCTGCTGAGCCGTTGCCCATCTGCTAAGGGAGTCACCCAATGATTCATTGCTTCAAAAGGCACAAAATGACATTCTTCACGCAGCGGGAGGAGGAAAAACTGAAGCAATCTGGTATCTAAACACATTTCTAAAAAAATATCCATGCCACTTTTATGCTTATGGCTGGCCCTGCAATTTGGAGCCCAATGTGAAATCATTCCACAGTGCTCTGTCCCCTGCGTATGTAGTAAGTAATCTGGGACACAGGCAGTGGGGAAATTCACTTGTATAAGCCCCGTTAAAAGAAACTGGAGCTACAGAAGAGCATCACTATTGGCAGAATTCAAACAAAGCAAGAGCTGTGCTTGCAGAAGATCCCGGGTGCAGTGCCTGGAATCCCTGGTCTCGGGAAAGTCTTTAGTGGATCCTTTAGTgtctggtttggagcagtggagtctgatctggagaaccgggtgattccccactcttccacatgagtggcagaggctagtctggtgaactggatttgtttccccactcctacacacaaagccagctgggtgaccttgggttagtcatactctcttagccccacccacctcacagggtgtctgaagtggggaggggaagggaaggtgattgtaagccggtttgattctcccttaagtggtagagaaagtcagcatataaaaaccatctcttcttcttcatcatcctgaagagctgcagccagtcagaaGAGATGTTGCTAAGCTAGGTGGATCAGAAGTCCAACTTGATgttaggcagcttcatacgtttaAATTGGTTGCTGTACGTTTGGTGTGGGCTCAGCGGTCGAGTGTATGATTTGCATGCGAGAGGTCCCAAATTGAGTCTCTGACTTATCAGGTGCTGGGAAGACtgcggagagccactgccagtcagagtagacaagctAGATCTGCCAAGGGTCTGACTTGATGTGGGGCAGTTTTTTTTGGTGAGAGAACGGTCCGTATCTCAGTGGTAAAGTAGGTGCTCTGCAAGCAGAAGACTCCAGTTGAATCCCCAGTATTTCCAGATAACAGACTGCAGGGAGCAGGTGCTGGGAAAAAGCTTTATCTTCTGAGAGACCGGAGAGCTGTTTGCATTCAGAGGAAACAAGACAGGCCAAAGGTATTAATTTGATATAAGGCGCTTTATATATTCCGTTGTGAATCATTTGTTCAAACTCACTAAAGGCGTTCTCCTGTAGTTTCAAACATCACTTCTCTTTCGCTCCGCAGACCACTTGGAGCGGATCGTCGAGATCGCTAAGCTGAGGGCCATGCAGAGAAAGGCCCGGTTTGCCAAGCTGAAGATCTGTGTCTTCAAGGAAGAAATGCCCATCACGCCATACGAATGCCCACTGTTCAACTCCCTGCGCTTCGAGAGGAGCGAGGGTGAGGGCAAACTCTTCGAGCACCACTGCGAAGTGGACGTGTCTTTTGGACCTTGGGAAGCCGTGGCAGACGTCTACGACCTCCTCCATTGCATCGTGACCGACCTCTCCAGCCGGGGCATCACCGTGGACCACCAGTGCATCGGGGTGTGCGACAAACATCTGATCAACCACTACTACTGCAAGCGTCCCATCTACGAATTCAAGATCACGTGGTGGTGAGCTCTTGGCCCAAGTGTTGAGGGAGCCCGTTTGGAGTCCTCGTCCTGGTCTTGCTCCACTTATAACCGTGGGACGGCGATTCTACTCTGTGTCCGAAATTACCTTGGGAGGGAACGGGCCCTCCACTTCTTGCTGTTCAGCCGATGGGAACTCACTCTTCACTttgagaaagggaaaaaaatcaattggGAAGGAAGCATGCCAGCCCCTTAACTGGATACTGTCACAGTGGGAGAATACCACGACGTGCTTGTATCAAGGTTTCGAAGGGGTCCTTTGCGTATCTGGCACTCCGGCCCCAACTTTCAACCCTTACTCATCTGCACTACAGTTGTGGCCGATAGCAGTAACACAAGCCATTGCTCAATCTTTCCAAGAGTTTGTTCCCTTCACACCAGAGTGATGAATGGCTTTTACTTAGTCATGTGGTGCCAGAAGTGTGCAGCAAGCACTTTACCTCACACAGCTGCCACTCCTGCCTACGTGACTTTGTTGTGGTGATTTGCAAAGCAGAGGGCTGAGATGCATTTCATAGATGCTGACATGATTCAAAagtaatttttcaaaaaaataatatGTGTTGATTCTGTATACCAAACCCTACATGTTTAGTGTGGAGTTCTTTTTTTATCACTCCTTTAATTGTGAAACCTGTATTTGTTAATTATTCCTTGTGTTGAAATGTAACTTATTTCTGTGACCAAAAAAGggcaatttttgttttgttttctggatgCCTCACAGTGCATTCAAACTGCGTAGATTACGTTCTTTAAAGAGCTGAGGCAGaactattcctttaaaaaaaagtttctaaaAAAACTTCAGCAGCTGGCAGTGTCTGGATGAAAGCGTCTCTGTTAAGGTGTAGTTTATTTTGCAGAGACTGATTTAAGGCCTTTTGCTGAGCCAGCCTTCCCCAGATtccaaggctgagagagctggccaGGAGGCACACTGGGTGTGGTATCTTTACCTGCATAATGAAGTGCCAGATCCCACAGAGACAAAAAGATCGCCAAGGTGAATTGCTTTATCGCATCAACTAGTATTGGCTAAAATTAAAACAGCCAAGCTAAGATCCCGCGCCTTCTATATCCGTGTAAGTTTGAATCCATTTGAAACTACCAGATCGGGCCCATAAAAGATTTCCCTTGCTGATTCAGTACTGTCCAGCAGTTCATGATGTCATGGGTTGTGGATGAAGAGCCTTTCCAAAAAGGGCTGCTTGATCTTTAGAGCCACAGTAGAAGCAGCCCTAGTGTCTCTCTGGTTCCCTTCAGGAGAAAAATCCTGCCAACCCCTGGtgctgacaaagagaacttttctctctccccaaatactagaactcaagggcatcccaCAAGGCTGATGGGCAGtctgattcaggacagacaaaaggaaacatgCTTTACACAGTGAATGATtaaaatgtagtgatggccacagacatagatggctttaaaaagggattagacagatgcaCAGAGggtaggtctgtcagtggctactagttgtggtgactaaagggaaccttcacattcagaggcagtcaccttctgaatcccagagccagaaggcaacattaggagaaggcctcggcctctacacCTTGTTGGACCtgcaaaggaactggttggaagggctgtggctcagtggtagagcatctgcttggcatgcagaaggcccatggttcagtccccggcatctccagttaaaaggaccaggcaggaggggatgtcaaagacctctacctgagaccctggagagccgctgccagtctgagtaggcaatgctgactttgatggactgatcatctgattcagtataagcttcatgtgttcatctggttGGCCAGTTTGAGAGACAGGATgatggaccagatggaccactggtctgattcagcagggctcttcttacggtCTTTATGATACTAGCAAAAATCCCAAAGGGCCAAGGGCTGAATTTAGATAGTTCACTCTCAGGCCACATCAGCCAGATGGACTCTCTCCATCAGGCTTTTGTTCTCTTCCTGATTATGCTTGCATGTTTCTTGATTGCTCTTGGCGACCGCCAGCACCTGACACCCGAGTCCTAGCAGATATGCTTCCTTTGTACATAAGCACTGTGACTGAGACACCAGCAATGGTGCAGGCCATGTAAAGGCCAGAGGTTGCCAAGTTGGCTGGCCCTATCCCATGATTAAACTGCCAAGAATATCATGCAAATGGACCCATAGTAGACTCAGATGCATTGGGGGGTGGAGAGCCAGGTAATTGGTGCTACAACAGCCCTGAGGTTGGTTCTGGCTATTTACACAGCCCGAGAGCTGACCAAAAAGACCCCTTTGTATTTTATGACTGATTAAATCTCATGCATCAGGAGTGGTGCACCATTGGAGACAGGATTCTGGATATTGCTGCAACTTGCTGTTACTTTAAAAGAGCGTAACTTTGTTCTTGAGAGAAGACCTAGTTCTTTAGTTTGTGAATCTaacacattctttttttttttgtacaaataagctgtcatttatttatttatgcagagaaagagaggagaataaatttaaaatatattgttaTTCCTTACCTAGATTTGGAAAGAGATTTTGTTGCGACTGTTATTTAAAGAATTTTTTAGCAGGGAAAAATCACCGTATTATCCAGATTTCTCTATGCATTGCCTTTAATGCCTTTGAAAACAACGGAGATGTAAATGGAAGGTTGTGTGTCGTGTTGAAATAAACTGTCGGAACTGGTGGGCCTTGCTAATATAAAATTCAGGTTTGTGTTCGTTTTTCGTCATATCATCTGTATTTTGTATTAATATGTGTCACGTCTCAGTATTGTGCAATAAATTATCTCCATATGATCAGATAATTCACAGCAGCCTTGTAAGCCAACAGAGTGCCAGGAGCAGGGATGGAAAATTCGAATTACTGTTCCAACCGCACTCACCAAAGTCAGTCatggggatgggggggtgggaggagaggctGTCATTTTCCTGGATGGGACCACTGAGAAAGTTCTACAAGCGAggcataattattatttttaaatggagaCAGGCGGTCTGAGTCATCGGCAGAGCATTCTTCATTGCAGAACAATCCCAGTACATTCCAGATGCATTTGATATTAGGGTTAGGGCCCTTCTGTGCACTTTAAAAAATTGATCTAAAAGTTTTTAATTAAAATCGCACCACACCTATAGGTGCCTTATACAAATTACAGGAAGACTCGGGCTGTGTTGTTAGGTTTCTAACATAAGAAACTGGATGcggaaaggaagagggaagaggTGAAGGATTTTTAAAGGGGCCTATTGACATGCTAGCACAGTTCTTTCTGGAATGGAAGGGGAAGCCTGGAGGAATATAAGCGGGGAATCTTGATTCAAATGAGAGGAATCTGTTGCATGCTTTTGCTAAAGCTTGTTATGGGTTTTGAACCAAGCTCACAtgcaataatttaaaataattctgtccCAAATAATATTAACGttataaatcacattttcccagacCTTTCTCCATGGAGTTCAGGGTGATGTACACGATTCTCCGCTCCTTCATTTATTTATACAAATAATGTCATGGAGTGTGTGGGAGGAGAGACAGTGAGAGGTGGATGGAcagctttatggctgagtggggatttgaacccgagtctcccaaATCTTAAGTCCAGGACTGTACGAGCTCCATTATGCTATGTCTCATGGCCCAAGTTGGCATTCGAATGCAGCTGTTCGTGgttcaaccctaaccattaacTTAAACTGTCAGAGTTCCTGGATGAAGTCAAACAACTTCATGAGTACAAACTGGAACCACAATTCAGTAAACTTTCCTTCTTTCTatccacaaaaataaaaatgcatctgagcatgtgcagagtgcatttttACTGTTCAGTAACTATCCTGCTAGCCTTACGCAGCTTGGTTTAGGGAACAAACTGCATCACAAGGTCGGACTTGGGGGAAAAGCACCTATTTATATTTAACAGCACCAATAAAAGAGAGAGAACTGAGGTACAAATCAAGAAGTCTCTGATCTGACTTCTGCCATTTTCACTAAGCAGGCAAGCCATGTGTGAGCCTCAGTTCTATCTGTAAAAGGGGAGGACCCTGGTATATtttaaagtagggctgccaacctccaggtggaggtgacagctctcctggaattacaactgatctccagactgcagggatcagtttccctgaagaaaatgcctgctttttagggtggatggcattataccctcccctcccccagctgcaccctccaaatctccaggaatttgccaatcTGGAGCTGACGAAGGGCCGTTGTAAGGATTGCCAGCAGAACTTCCCACCCTGAAAGCTCTCCACATGTTATTTATTCGAAATTTAGTATACTCCCCAAATCGGGCATGCGAGATGGTTTACATAATcataggaagggggggggaacccagtctGAAAAAAACCCATCAGTATGAAATGTTATAAACGGTAACAACGTATTGTTGCAATTTCATTAAATAAGTCATTCAACATGCAGTTACGTAACGATTATGACTACGACCAGAGGAACAAGCAACCCGCACAGGTGACCACAACGGGCGTGGCCTCTTACGGCCCcgcccattcccccctccctacaCAGTCTTTCTGATCCCAAAGGGTCAGGAACTCGATGAAACTACACCCGTGCTTGGGTTCCCAATGGAGTGGTAAAACACACCCAAAGAAACACAGCGAGGCGTTGCAGAGACGGAGAGGGCGAGCAACACTCCCCTAGTTTTTCCTCCTGCCCcacgcctgagaccctggagagccgctgccggtct
This portion of the Euleptes europaea isolate rEulEur1 chromosome 19, rEulEur1.hap1, whole genome shotgun sequence genome encodes:
- the KCTD7 gene encoding BTB/POZ domain-containing protein KCTD7; translated protein: MVVVTGQNKASGRPGDAMSTSDAEDDFQEPATPTATQAEHSLSLLPQQFPEVVPLNVGGMHFTTRLSTLRRYEDTMLSAMFSGRHYIPTDAEGRYFIDRDGMFFGDVLNFLRSGDLPPRERVRSVYKEAQYYSIGPLLESLEELQPLKGEKVRQAFLGLMPYYKDHLERIVEIAKLRAMQRKARFAKLKICVFKEEMPITPYECPLFNSLRFERSEGEGKLFEHHCEVDVSFGPWEAVADVYDLLHCIVTDLSSRGITVDHQCIGVCDKHLINHYYCKRPIYEFKITWW